From a region of the Balaenoptera musculus isolate JJ_BM4_2016_0621 chromosome 15, mBalMus1.pri.v3, whole genome shotgun sequence genome:
- the ACTR5 gene encoding actin-related protein 5, translating into MAAASAAGPPTNVFPFRDARAAPDPVLEAGPLAHGPLPVPLVLDNGSFQARAGWACPGPDPGPEPRLQFRAVCARGRGGARGGAGPQVGNALGSLEPLRWMLRSPFDRNVPVNLELQELLLDYSFQHLGVSSQGCVDHPIVLTEAVCNPLYSRQMMSELLFECYGIPTVAYGIDSLFSFYHNNPKNLISSGLIISSGYQCTHILPILEGRLDAKNCKRINLGGSQAAGYLQRLLQLKYPGHLAAITLSRMEEILHEHSYIAEDYVEELQKWRCPDYYENNVHKMQLPFSSKLLGSTLTSEEKQERRQQQLRRLQELNARRREEKLQLDQERLDRLLYVQELLEDGQMDQFHKALIELNMDSPEELQSYIQKLSAAVEQAKQKILQAEASLEVDVVDSKPETPDLGQLEPSLEDMENINDFEPLFSEETPEVEKPVTTVQPVFNLAAYHQLFVGTERIRAPEIIFQPSLIGEEQAGIAETLQYILDRYPKDVQELLVQNVFLTGGNMMYPGMKVRIEKELLEMRPFQSSFQVQLASNPVLDAWYGARDWALDHLDNEDVWITRKEYEEKGGGYLKEHCASNVYVPIRLPKQASRATEAQASGKGSAASGGGPGEQA; encoded by the exons ATGGCGGCGGCCAGTGCAGCAGGGCCGCCTACGAACGTGTTCCCATTCCGCGATGCCCGCGCCGCGCCGGATCCGGTGTTGGAGGCCGGTCCGCTGGCGCACGGGCCACTGCCGGTGCCTCTGGTGCTGGACAACGGGTCGTTCCAGGCCCGCGCAGGCTGGGCTTGCCCCGGGCCGGACCCGGGCCCCGAGCCCCGGCTGCAGTTCCGCGCCGTGTGCGcccgcgggcggggcggggctcggGGCGGGGCGGGTCCGCAGGTAGGCAACGCGCTGGGCAGCCTGGAGCCGCTGCGCTGGATGCTGCGATCGCCCTTCGACCGCAACGTGCCGGTGAACctggagctgcaggagctgctgcTTGACTACAGCTTCCAGCATCTGGGTGTCTCCTCACAg GGCTGTGTCGATCATCCCATAGTTTTGACAGAAGCCGTGTGCAACCCACTGTATTCACGACAGATGATGTCCGAGCTTCTCTTTGAGTGCTATGGGATTCCTACGGTTGCCTATGgaatagacagcctcttcagcTTCTACCACAATAATCCAAAGAACTTGATTTCCAGCGGGCTCATCATTTCATCTGGATACCAGTGTACACATATTTTACCCATCTTAGAAGGGAG GTTGGATGCTAAAAACTGCAAACGCATCAACCTGGGAGGAAGCCAAGCAGCTGGCTACCTCCAGCGTCTCCTGCAGCTGAAGTATCCTGGGCACCTGGCAGCCATCACTCTCAGCCGCATGGAGGAGATCCTGCACGAGCACAGCTACATCGCTGAGGATTATGTGGAAG AATTGCAGAAATGGCGGTGCCCCGATTACTATGAGAACAATGTCCACAAGATGCAGCTCCCGTTTTCCAGCAAGCTCCTGGGCAGCACCCTGACCTCcgaggagaagcaggagaggcGGCAGCAGCAACTGCGGCGGCTGCAGGAGCTGAACGCGCGGCGGCGGGAGGAGAAGCTGCAGCTGGATCAGGAGCGGCTGGACCGGCTGCTCTACGTGCAG GAGCTCCTAGAGGACGGCCAGATGGATCAGTTTCACAAGGCCCTGATAGAGCTGAACATGGACTCCCCGGAAGAGCTGCAGTCCTACATACAGAAGCTCAGTGCCGCAGTGGAGCAGGCGAAGCAGAAGATCCTTCAAGCAGAAGCCAGCCTCGAGGTGGACGTGGTGGACAGCAAGCCAGAG ACCCCTGACCTGGGGCAGCTCGAACCATCTCTGGAAGACATGGAAAACATCAACGATTTCGAGCCCTTGTTTTCGGAGGAAACGCCCGAAGTGGAGAAGCCGGTGACCACGGTCCAG CCCGTGTTTAACTTGGCAGCATATCATCAGCTGTTTGTTGGGACAGAAAGAATTCGAGCTCCAGAAATTATCTTCCAGCCGTCTCTCATCGGGGAGGAGCAGGCCGGCATAGCTGAGACCCTCCAGTACATTCTGGACAG GTACCCAAAGGATGTTCAGGAGTTGCTGGTTCAGAACGTTTTCCTCACTGGCGGGAACATGATGTATCCTGGGATGAAGGTCAGAATCGAGAAGGAGCTGTTGGAGATGAGACCCTTTCAGTCTTCCTTTCAG GTTCAGCTGGCCTCGAACCCTGTGCTGGACGCCTGGTACGGTGCTCGCGACTGGGCCTTGGACCACCTGGACAACGAGGACGTCTGGATCACCAGGAAGGAATatgaagagaagggaggaggctACCTCAAGGAGCACTGTGCTTCCAACGTGTATGTCCCCATCCGCCTGCCCAAGCAGGCTTCGCGCGCCACGGAAGCCCAGGCATCCGGCAAAGGCTCGGCGGCCAGCGGAGGCGGGCCCGGCGAGCAGGCGTAG